From the genome of Nicotiana sylvestris chromosome 2, ASM39365v2, whole genome shotgun sequence, one region includes:
- the LOC104218681 gene encoding protein GET1-like isoform X3, which produces MEESMVKLEGSVAAPMIFFIVVAVQYLSRYVEINMSRVSVNAGELQLRAEIKQLLKEANAMSQPSTFAQAAKLRRMAAAKEQELVKNHEKLRKEMKSSYDSHTKTLIILKLLITQFLMYLLLIIWFWRIPVASIPKQLVQPFGKILSWRAGGHMNENVMGFHNGKVLGIG; this is translated from the exons ATGGAAGAATCAATGGTGAAACTTGAAGGATCGGTAGCCGCGCCGATGATATTCTTTATTGTCGTCGCTGTTCAGTACCTCTCCCGCTATGTCGAAATCAATATgagt AGAGTTTCTGTAAATGCCGGGGAGTTGCAATTGCGCGCAGAAATTAAGCAGCTGCTAAAGGAGGCGAATGCCATGTCGCA GCCTTCAACGTTTGCTCAAGCTGCCAAACTAAGGAGGATGGCAGCAGCCAAGGAGCAGGAACTTGTAAAAA ATCATGAAAAACtcagaaaagaaatgaaatcgTCATATGATTCACACACAAAGACCCTGATTATCTTAAAG CTGCTGATCACACAGTTTCTAATGTACTTGTTGCTGATTATATGGTTTTGGCGTATCCCTGTGGCTTCCATACCTAAGCAGCTCGTGCAACCTTTTG GTAAGATATTGTCTTGGCGAGCTGGAGGTCATATGAATGAAAACGTCATG GGATTCCACAATGGGAAGGT